A single window of Bacteroidales bacterium DNA harbors:
- a CDS encoding ribosome biogenesis GTPase Der — protein sequence MSGIIAIVGRPNVGKSTLFNRLVGRRAAIENEEAGVTRDRHYGKCEWNGVEFSLIDTGGYVVGSEDVFESEIRKQVLVAVEEADALIFVLDVQTGVTDLDTAVVDVLRRYPDKKIFPVVNKVDNNELLLQSYDAYTLGFEKIYQVSSLSGYGTGDLLDDVVEALPKEVKSEDTDDLPRIAIVGRPNVGKSSLVNLLLEDERSIVTPIAGTTRDSIHTRFNKYGHDFILIDTAGLRRKAKVHDDVEFYSVMRTIRVIEDCDVCVLMLDATIGIEAQDLSILNVILKNRKGLVVFVNKWDLVEKEKNIDVEFEKSIRQRTAPFTDYPIHFVSALTKQRVLKSLDSVVQVYENRKQKIPTSKLNDIMLPEIEAFPPPATKGKYIRIKYITQLPTKTPQIAFYCNLPQYVKEPYRRFLENKIRSHFDFSGVPIEIYMRKK from the coding sequence ATGTCAGGAATAATTGCAATAGTTGGACGACCAAATGTCGGCAAATCAACACTTTTTAATAGATTAGTTGGCAGACGTGCTGCTATAGAAAATGAAGAGGCAGGCGTAACCCGCGACCGACATTACGGAAAATGTGAGTGGAATGGGGTAGAGTTTTCTCTTATAGATACTGGGGGTTATGTTGTTGGAAGTGAAGATGTTTTCGAGAGTGAAATAAGAAAACAGGTTTTGGTTGCTGTGGAAGAGGCTGATGCTCTGATTTTTGTTTTAGATGTACAAACTGGTGTAACAGACTTAGATACAGCTGTAGTTGATGTTTTAAGAAGATACCCCGACAAAAAAATATTTCCTGTTGTCAACAAAGTTGATAATAACGAACTTTTGTTGCAATCATACGACGCATATACGTTAGGATTCGAGAAAATATATCAAGTTAGCTCGCTAAGTGGTTATGGTACAGGAGATTTGCTCGATGACGTTGTCGAAGCACTACCAAAAGAGGTAAAGTCAGAGGATACAGACGATCTTCCACGTATAGCTATTGTTGGTCGTCCAAATGTTGGAAAATCCTCGTTAGTCAATCTTTTATTGGAAGACGAACGCTCGATTGTCACTCCAATTGCAGGAACCACGCGCGATTCCATACACACTCGCTTTAATAAATATGGACACGATTTTATACTTATCGATACCGCAGGACTAAGAAGAAAAGCCAAAGTGCACGACGATGTGGAATTTTATTCAGTAATGCGAACTATTAGAGTAATCGAAGATTGCGATGTTTGCGTACTTATGTTAGATGCGACCATTGGCATAGAAGCGCAAGATTTGTCGATTCTGAATGTAATATTGAAAAACCGTAAAGGATTAGTTGTGTTTGTCAATAAGTGGGATTTGGTCGAGAAAGAGAAGAACATTGACGTTGAATTTGAAAAAAGCATAAGACAGCGTACAGCGCCGTTTACAGATTACCCAATTCATTTTGTCTCTGCGCTGACAAAGCAGAGGGTTTTAAAATCGTTAGACTCTGTTGTGCAGGTATATGAAAACAGAAAACAGAAAATCCCCACTTCAAAACTTAACGATATAATGTTGCCTGAAATAGAGGCGTTTCCACCACCGGCAACTAAGGGTAAGTATATCAGAATAAAATATATAACTCAGCTTCCTACAAAAACACCGCAAATAGCTTTTTATTGCAATCTGCCACAATACGTTAAAGAGCCATACAGACGGTTCTTAGAGAATAAAATCAGAAGTCATTTTGATTTTTCGGGCGTGCCAATTGAGATTTATATGCGAAAGAAATAG
- a CDS encoding class I SAM-dependent rRNA methyltransferase produces MSNKYPTIIIKRGKEHAIKRRHPWIFTGAIDKYDKNLTDGSIVRIIDHGGEFLALGHFSDGPSIAVRIFAFEEAEINYTFWLNKVKAAHNLRMAMISRTPETNVYRLIHGEGDGLPGLIIDIYGDSAVVQFHSIGMWSEREHIKNALIEIYGGNLKTIYNKSSETMPAAFKDEVSDGFWLGADENGIVLEYGNKFIVDWIEGQKTGFFIDQRENRQLLKQYAAGRTVCNMFGYTGGFSVYALAGNALSVDTIDSSKTAVAKASQNVALNFPEANNHRAIEDNAFTYLSNFGSKYNLIILDPPAFAKHHGAIDNALKGYKRINQIAMEKIEPNGIIFTFSCSQAVSMAEFKKSVFVAAANAKRNVRILHQLSQPTDHPISIFHPEGEYLKGLVLHVE; encoded by the coding sequence ATGAGCAATAAATACCCCACAATCATCATAAAACGAGGGAAAGAGCATGCTATAAAACGCCGTCACCCATGGATTTTTACAGGAGCAATCGACAAGTACGACAAAAACCTAACTGATGGCTCTATTGTACGCATTATCGACCACGGAGGGGAGTTTTTAGCCTTGGGTCACTTTTCTGATGGACCCTCAATAGCAGTTAGAATTTTTGCATTTGAAGAAGCTGAAATTAACTACACCTTTTGGTTAAACAAAGTTAAGGCTGCCCACAATCTACGCATGGCAATGATAAGCAGAACGCCAGAAACCAACGTATATAGGCTGATACATGGCGAGGGAGACGGCTTGCCCGGGCTTATTATCGACATCTACGGAGATTCAGCAGTAGTGCAGTTCCACAGTATCGGAATGTGGAGCGAGCGCGAGCATATTAAGAATGCTTTGATTGAAATTTATGGTGGCAATTTAAAAACCATTTACAATAAAAGCAGTGAAACTATGCCAGCAGCCTTTAAAGACGAAGTGTCAGACGGTTTTTGGTTGGGTGCCGATGAAAATGGAATTGTGTTAGAGTACGGCAATAAATTTATTGTTGACTGGATTGAGGGTCAAAAAACAGGCTTTTTTATTGATCAACGCGAGAATCGACAACTCCTAAAACAATACGCTGCAGGGCGTACCGTATGTAATATGTTCGGCTACACAGGAGGTTTTTCCGTTTACGCACTGGCTGGCAACGCTTTGAGTGTCGATACAATAGACAGTTCAAAAACAGCAGTAGCCAAAGCATCGCAGAACGTAGCACTGAATTTCCCAGAAGCCAATAACCACCGAGCAATTGAGGATAACGCTTTCACTTATCTATCAAATTTCGGTTCGAAGTACAACCTCATTATTCTTGACCCGCCCGCGTTTGCAAAACATCACGGTGCTATAGACAATGCCCTGAAAGGCTATAAGCGTATTAACCAAATAGCAATGGAAAAAATAGAACCAAACGGCATTATTTTCACATTTAGCTGTTCGCAAGCTGTAAGCATGGCAGAGTTCAAGAAGTCAGTTTTTGTAGCGGCTGCCAATGCAAAGCGCAATGTGCGTATCCTGCACCAATTGTCGCAACCAACCGACCATCCAATCAGCATTTTTCACCCCGAGGGGGAATATTTAAAGGGATTGGTGTTACACGTTGAATGA
- a CDS encoding GTPase Era encodes MEKHKAGFVNIIGNPNVGKSTLMNRLVGEKLSIITPKAQTTRHRIFGIINGDDFQIVISDTPGIINPHHSLHKSMMQFVETAIKDADIVLYMTDIYDNPEKNPIYVEKVSKIDLPTLVIINKIDLSNQLEVEKKVEEWKRLIPNASVLPVSAQYNMNVDLVLKYILNNLPDGEAYYPKDTLTDKTMRFIVSELIREKIFLNYQKEIPYSVEVVVDSYKESEKMVRIEATIFTERESQKRIIIGHKGEMIKRVGIEARADIEAFIEQHVFLGLHVKVDPDWRNNSQRLARFGYIN; translated from the coding sequence ATGGAAAAACATAAAGCTGGTTTTGTAAATATTATAGGAAATCCCAATGTGGGCAAATCAACCTTAATGAATAGGTTGGTTGGCGAGAAGCTATCTATTATTACTCCCAAGGCACAAACCACGCGACACCGTATTTTTGGTATTATCAATGGAGACGATTTTCAGATTGTGATTTCCGATACACCGGGCATAATAAATCCGCACCACTCGCTACACAAAAGCATGATGCAATTTGTTGAAACAGCAATAAAAGATGCTGATATTGTGCTATATATGACTGATATTTATGATAATCCTGAAAAAAATCCCATTTACGTTGAAAAAGTTTCTAAAATAGATTTGCCCACATTGGTTATAATCAACAAAATAGACCTAAGTAATCAACTTGAGGTTGAAAAGAAGGTTGAGGAGTGGAAACGATTAATACCCAATGCCAGCGTACTTCCTGTATCGGCACAGTACAATATGAATGTGGATTTAGTGCTGAAATATATTTTAAATAATCTGCCCGATGGGGAAGCATACTATCCAAAAGATACGTTGACAGACAAAACAATGCGTTTTATTGTGTCAGAGTTAATTCGCGAAAAAATATTCTTAAATTACCAGAAAGAGATTCCATATAGCGTTGAAGTAGTTGTTGATAGTTATAAAGAGTCTGAAAAAATGGTACGTATTGAGGCAACAATATTTACCGAGCGCGAAAGTCAAAAACGGATTATTATTGGTCATAAAGGCGAGATGATAAAACGTGTAGGAATTGAGGCACGTGCTGATATTGAGGCATTTATAGAACAACACGTATTTTTGGGATTACACGTTAAAGTTGATCCCGATTGGAGAAACAATAGCCAACGTCTTGCGAGATTTGGCTACATTAATTAA
- a CDS encoding 3'-5' exonuclease domain-containing protein 2: MIDFDKEITRDIIDQLPLKSFEGEIVVVSDPSFLDEVVNEISKSKVLGFDTETRPVFKKGEKRNISLLQLYDGNRAYLFRINKMGFAEQLKEILQNKDIIKAGAAVHDDIKGLRKLSSFNPQGFVDLQKVANQFHINGISVRKLAARILEIKISKRQQLSNWDNDILEASQIRYAATDAWICYLLYFELKKMQEELGKNSNITTNKNRFNTTSNEQ; this comes from the coding sequence ATGATTGATTTTGATAAAGAGATTACAAGAGACATTATAGATCAACTACCATTGAAATCGTTTGAGGGTGAGATAGTTGTCGTTTCCGACCCATCATTTTTAGATGAAGTTGTAAATGAGATTTCAAAATCGAAAGTTTTAGGTTTTGATACCGAAACGCGACCAGTGTTTAAAAAAGGCGAGAAACGAAATATCAGCCTGTTGCAACTTTACGATGGAAACAGGGCTTATCTGTTTAGAATCAACAAAATGGGATTTGCAGAACAGTTAAAAGAGATATTGCAAAATAAAGATATAATAAAAGCCGGTGCAGCTGTTCATGACGATATTAAGGGACTACGAAAGTTAAGCTCCTTTAATCCGCAAGGATTTGTTGATTTGCAAAAAGTAGCAAATCAATTTCATATCAACGGCATAAGTGTCAGGAAATTAGCGGCACGAATTTTAGAAATCAAAATCAGTAAAAGGCAACAACTTTCAAATTGGGATAACGATATACTTGAAGCCTCGCAAATACGCTATGCAGCAACCGATGCATGGATTTGCTATCTGCTATATTTTGAACTCAAAAAAATGCAGGAAGAGTTAGGCAAAAACTCAAATATAACTACTAATAAAAACCGATTTAACACAACCTCCAATGAGCAATAA
- a CDS encoding adenylosuccinate synthase → MNKIDVLLGLQWGDEGKGKGVDVLTPNYDVVIRFQGGPNAGHSLEFNQRKHVLHLIPSGIFHPDCLNIISNGVVIDPIIFKKEIEGLRNIGVNPVNNLKISRKGHLILPFHPLLDAISENAKGDKKIGSTLKGIAPAYRDKIGREGLRVGDIERPDFKDKYYEARALYDSVLSPIKETLNLAEREEIFFNSLATMLEFEFIDSEYEINNLLNSNKRILAEGAQGAMLDIDFGSYPFVTSSNTTCGGACTGMGIAPHRIGEVIGIVKGYCTRVGSGPFPTELFDEAGQKLRDIGREYGSTTGRPRRCGWLDLVALKYVVMLNGVTQLLLTKSDVMDTFSEVKVCTKYIVEGKETDRFPFDTDRKIEPVYKTLKGWNSPINKVRNKKDFPKQFLEFVKFIEDFVNVPVAYISVGPDRDEIVTMR, encoded by the coding sequence ATGAACAAAATAGATGTATTGCTTGGATTGCAATGGGGAGACGAAGGCAAAGGAAAAGGTGTTGATGTGTTAACTCCTAATTATGACGTAGTTATAAGGTTTCAAGGGGGTCCGAACGCAGGGCACTCTTTGGAGTTTAATCAACGCAAACATGTTCTGCATCTTATACCTTCAGGGATTTTTCATCCGGATTGTTTAAATATCATTAGTAATGGTGTTGTAATTGACCCTATTATCTTCAAAAAGGAGATAGAGGGATTGAGAAATATTGGAGTAAATCCTGTGAACAACTTGAAAATCAGCCGTAAGGGACACTTGATTTTACCTTTCCACCCACTTTTAGACGCTATAAGCGAAAATGCTAAGGGTGACAAAAAAATTGGTTCTACGCTTAAAGGTATTGCGCCTGCATATCGCGACAAAATAGGGCGTGAGGGGCTAAGAGTTGGAGATATAGAACGTCCCGATTTTAAAGATAAATATTACGAGGCTCGTGCATTGTATGATTCTGTATTATCGCCTATAAAAGAGACTCTTAACTTAGCTGAACGAGAGGAGATATTTTTTAACTCATTGGCAACAATGCTCGAATTTGAATTTATTGACTCTGAATATGAGATAAACAACTTGCTAAACAGCAACAAGCGAATATTAGCAGAAGGAGCTCAAGGTGCGATGTTGGATATTGATTTTGGTTCGTATCCGTTTGTAACATCCTCGAACACAACTTGTGGTGGAGCCTGTACAGGAATGGGGATTGCTCCACACCGAATTGGCGAAGTTATCGGAATTGTAAAAGGATATTGCACACGTGTTGGTTCCGGACCTTTCCCAACTGAACTGTTTGACGAAGCTGGGCAAAAACTCCGCGATATTGGTCGCGAATATGGCAGTACAACAGGACGACCACGCCGTTGCGGATGGCTTGATTTAGTAGCACTTAAATATGTTGTAATGCTTAATGGTGTTACTCAGTTGTTGTTGACAAAATCTGACGTTATGGACACCTTTTCAGAGGTTAAGGTATGTACAAAATATATCGTAGAAGGAAAAGAGACAGACAGGTTTCCTTTCGATACCGATAGAAAAATTGAACCTGTTTACAAGACCTTAAAGGGTTGGAACTCACCAATAAACAAAGTTCGTAATAAAAAAGATTTTCCTAAACAGTTTTTAGAGTTTGTAAAATTTATTGAAGATTTTGTGAATGTACCTGTTGCTTACATCTCTGTGGGTCCAGACCGGGACGAGATTGTCACAATGCGTTAA
- a CDS encoding RecQ family ATP-dependent DNA helicase, whose translation MNQYESILKEYWGYDKFRPLQLEIIESTCSGKDTLGLLPTGGGKSITFQVSALSKSGICIVVTPLIALMKDQVENLKNKNIKAYTIYSGQSKQEIDIMLNNCVYGDIKFLYVSPERLGTEIFKARVPDMNVNLIAVDEAHCISQWGYDFRPSYLKIANLRQLLPNIPVLALTATATSKVVDDIQDKLMFKQKNVFKKSFERKNLVYWVKESENKDNDLLKITKRNQGTGIVYVRNRRKTKETAEFLVRNGISADYYHAGLSPELRDLKQQEWMDDKTKVIVSTNAFGMGIDKSDVRYVVHLDLPDSLEAYFQEAGRGGRDEKKAHAILLYNRHDRAKLRQNLTNSYPEIDFIKDVYENVGAFLQIPIGAGKGGSYNFELGEFITKYKYSAVKALNALKILEMEGYIAVTEEVNIPPRVKFIVNRNDLYKFQVDKLQFDAFIKLLLRSYTGLFQEYAAVDEYVLASKAQCSVETVHEYLVTLDKMKIIDYIPRLDKPQIVMTEERLDIKSIYISKEHYDVRKNNYQEKIEAAIRYAESTQICRSRMLLEYFGDTSANNCGQCDICLKNRKNSVSVKSFGEIKEEILGLFDVKPMKLVNLVDELHYEENYILHVLQWLLDNNSIYKNSQGEYEKKKTK comes from the coding sequence GAGAGTATTTTAAAAGAATATTGGGGTTACGATAAGTTTCGACCATTGCAATTAGAAATTATCGAATCCACTTGTTCAGGCAAAGATACTCTCGGGTTACTTCCTACAGGAGGCGGCAAGTCCATAACTTTTCAGGTTTCAGCACTTTCAAAGTCCGGGATTTGTATCGTTGTTACTCCATTAATAGCCCTTATGAAAGATCAGGTTGAAAACCTGAAAAATAAGAATATTAAAGCTTATACGATCTATTCCGGACAGTCGAAACAAGAGATAGATATCATGCTAAATAATTGCGTTTACGGCGATATTAAGTTTCTGTATGTCTCTCCGGAAAGATTAGGTACCGAAATTTTCAAAGCTCGTGTGCCAGATATGAATGTTAATCTTATTGCTGTTGACGAAGCTCACTGTATATCTCAGTGGGGCTACGATTTTAGACCATCATACTTAAAGATAGCCAATCTGAGACAATTACTACCCAATATTCCTGTCTTAGCACTTACGGCTACTGCCACTTCGAAAGTGGTTGACGATATTCAGGATAAACTAATGTTTAAGCAAAAAAACGTTTTCAAGAAAAGTTTTGAGCGTAAAAACTTGGTTTACTGGGTAAAAGAGAGCGAGAACAAAGATAACGATCTGCTAAAAATCACAAAACGAAATCAGGGGACAGGCATTGTTTATGTCCGCAACAGGCGCAAAACCAAAGAGACTGCCGAGTTCCTTGTGAGAAACGGAATATCTGCCGATTATTACCATGCAGGATTATCGCCCGAACTCCGCGACCTGAAACAGCAAGAGTGGATGGATGACAAAACAAAGGTAATTGTCTCTACTAACGCCTTTGGTATGGGTATCGACAAGTCAGATGTGCGATATGTTGTACATTTAGATTTGCCTGATTCGCTTGAAGCATATTTTCAGGAAGCGGGCAGGGGAGGTCGAGACGAGAAAAAAGCGCATGCAATTTTACTCTACAATCGTCACGATAGGGCTAAGCTTAGGCAAAATCTCACAAACTCATATCCTGAAATAGATTTTATTAAAGATGTTTACGAAAACGTAGGAGCATTTCTCCAAATCCCCATTGGCGCAGGCAAAGGAGGCTCATATAACTTTGAGTTGGGTGAATTTATTACAAAATACAAATACAGTGCGGTAAAAGCTCTTAATGCTCTTAAAATATTAGAGATGGAGGGATATATCGCAGTTACCGAGGAGGTAAATATTCCACCAAGAGTAAAATTTATTGTAAATAGGAACGATTTATATAAATTTCAGGTTGATAAATTGCAGTTCGATGCATTTATAAAACTTCTGCTAAGAAGTTATACGGGCTTGTTTCAGGAGTATGCCGCTGTAGATGAATACGTATTGGCTTCGAAAGCTCAATGCAGTGTCGAAACGGTGCACGAATATTTGGTAACATTAGACAAAATGAAAATTATTGACTATATCCCTCGCTTAGATAAACCGCAAATAGTGATGACCGAGGAGAGACTAGATATCAAAAGCATCTATATCTCCAAAGAACACTACGATGTTCGCAAAAATAATTATCAGGAGAAGATTGAGGCAGCTATAAGATATGCAGAATCGACTCAAATATGTCGTAGTCGTATGTTGTTAGAATATTTTGGAGATACATCAGCCAATAATTGTGGGCAGTGCGATATTTGTCTCAAAAATCGCAAAAATTCGGTATCAGTCAAGTCGTTTGGAGAGATAAAAGAGGAAATACTCGGTTTATTTGATGTTAAGCCAATGAAGTTAGTAAATTTGGTTGATGAGTTGCATTACGAAGAGAACTATATTTTACACGTTCTACAGTGGTTGTTGGATAATAATTCGATATATAAAAACAGTCAAGGAGAGTACGAAAAGAAGAAAACAAAATAG
- a CDS encoding DUF5063 domain-containing protein — protein MDNSEINERLITEFVTMSAEYCRALNSLDQFTPHGFATFSLQLLPMLYVRAFSLPSFDDYDREAVEKFVTEEEWTRVKLQLSKLFGKNDKYAEQFTRFGDEATESLSENLADVYQDLKDFTQLIAFGIDDAIVEAVGEVKHNFEDYWGQRLLNALRAMHNLYFDNKFSKEPVFKVTEDY, from the coding sequence ATGGATAACAGTGAGATAAATGAAAGATTGATAACAGAGTTCGTAACCATGTCTGCAGAATATTGCAGGGCATTGAATAGTTTAGATCAATTTACGCCACACGGGTTTGCAACATTTTCGTTGCAACTGCTACCGATGCTATATGTCAGAGCCTTTAGCCTGCCAAGTTTTGATGATTATGACCGCGAAGCAGTCGAAAAATTTGTCACAGAGGAGGAGTGGACGCGAGTAAAACTGCAACTCTCAAAGCTGTTTGGCAAAAACGACAAATATGCCGAGCAGTTTACCCGTTTTGGGGATGAAGCAACCGAATCGCTCTCGGAAAATTTGGCAGACGTCTATCAAGATCTCAAAGATTTTACGCAGTTGATAGCATTCGGCATAGATGACGCAATTGTCGAAGCTGTTGGCGAGGTAAAACATAATTTTGAAGATTATTGGGGACAGCGATTGCTAAATGCTTTGCGAGCAATGCACAATCTGTATTTTGACAACAAATTTTCGAAAGAACCTGTCTTCAAGGTGACAGAAGATTATTAA